ATTTTAATTCTATTTTTTATTCCAGCGCTTCCTCGAAGTTATCTTCAACATCATTCCAATTAAGATTCTCAAAAAAGGCTTCAACGTATTTTTTCTTGTCTGCTGGTGTATAGTCAAAAAGATACGAATGTTCCCACATATCAAGTGCAAGGATTGGTGAGAGTCCAGTTAGTTGTCCCAAGTGTTGCTCGTCTACCCACTGCATGATAAGCCTTGTTGTTTTTCTGTCGTAGTAAAGCATAGCCCAACCAATGCCTCGAGTAAGTGCGATTGCTTTAAATCGTGCAAGCCACGCATCATATGAGCCCCATTCTTTCTCTATATTTGTCTGCAGCACACTATCCGCTGGGAATGAGCTAGCACCGCCTTCGAGTGCGCCAAAGTAATATTCATGGTTTCGCATGCCGTCGAATTCAAATGCAAATCTGCGCTGTAGTTCGCCGAGTTCATAGGCATATTTCTCACTATTTCCCGCTAGTTCATCGATATGTTCGAGAATAAGGTTGGCATTTTTAACATAGCCCTGGTAGAGCTTCAAGTGTTCCTCGATTGTTTTTGCTGATATTCCTGCAAGTTCAGGAATTACGAATGCTTTAGCGGTAAATGGTGTCATACATTATATTGAAATAGTTAGAAGTAATGGCTAAAGTATACCACGGGAATTTTTTACCAGGAGAGGTATACTTTATATATGTCACACAGGTATACATACCTATCTATAGGATTTGGAACGTTACTTTTTGTTATTTGGTTTTTTATTTTGCAAAGTTTGCCCCACGATTCAGGTAAACTCAAAGTTGCCTTCTTAGATATCGGACAAGGGGATGCAATTTATATTGAGGCACCCAATGGCAATCAAATGATTATCGATGGCGGACCGGGGATTGCACTTATGAATAAATTGCCCGAGGTGTTGCCATGGGGTGACAAAACTATCGATACAGTTGTTATTACCAACCCAGACGCAGATCATTATTCAGGTCTAATTCCTTTATTTGAACAATATGCAGTTGCTTCAGTTGTTGAACCTGGCACGCGTTCAGAGACATCGCTCTATCAAACGCTTGAAGAGCATATAATTCTAGAACATGTGCCTCATCTACTAGCGACGCGTGGAATGGAGATTATACTCGATAGTGAGAAACATATTTCCTACGAGATCCTTTTCCCGGATCGTGATGTGTCTACCTGGGAAACTAATGACGGATCAATCGTCGGCAAACTCACCTATGGCGATACATCATTTCTTCTTATGGGTGATGCCACCATACTGACCGAAGGTATTGTCGTTGCTGAAAATAAAAATACGCTTGATACTATTGATGTTCTCAAGCTTGGTCATCATGGTTCGCGGACATCATCTGGCAATCCGATTCTTACTGCGACGACACCTGATGTTGCGATTATTTCTGCGGGATTGAATAATAAATATGGTCATCCACACCAAGAAGTCATTGATCGATTACTAGCTTTGCATATTCCATACCTTACAACATTCAAAGAGGGAACAATTATCTGCGAGAGTGATAGTATGGATATTATCTGTCAGTAAAATAAAAATCACGCATATGCGTGATTTTTATTTTACTGCTCCGGCTTTTTTGAGAGTGGCGTAGACGCCGTTTTTGTTGAGTGTTCGTAGTCCTCGAGTCGAAATTTGGACTGTGACTGTTTTCTTGAGCTCAGGTACGTAGATTCTTTTCTTCTGAATATTGATATATCGACGAGTTTTACCAGTTGGCGTGAAAATAGTAGCACGTGTGCGGTTCGCATACTTGCCGGCGGTCGTCGAACTTCGTTTTGTGACTATACATGTTTTAGCCATAGTGTTTGCATGCTATCATGCTATATACCTATATGCAAGTTACTGAATCAATTTTTTACGTTGCTGTGCTCATTATGTCAGTCGTTGTCCACGAAGTGGCTCATGGCTATGCGGCATCGCGCCTGGGGGACCAAACCGCAGTCATGGCTGGCCGGTTGACACTTAATCCCCTTAAACACCTCGACTTCATTGGATCGTTTCTTTTACCGCTCCTCCTCATTATTTCCAAAGCAGGTTTCGTTTTCGGCTGGGCTCGACCAGTGCCATACAATCCGAATAATTTACGCGATAAAAAATGGGGAACGGTGATTGTGGCTTCGGCAGGTGTTATAGCCAATGCTGGCATGGTTGTTATTTTTTCACTCGTGTTGCGGCTCTTGCCACTTGTTGGTGTCACTTCGCCAGCACTCATAG
The Candidatus Nomurabacteria bacterium genome window above contains:
- a CDS encoding superoxide dismutase, translating into MTPFTAKAFVIPELAGISAKTIEEHLKLYQGYVKNANLILEHIDELAGNSEKYAYELGELQRRFAFEFDGMRNHEYYFGALEGGASSFPADSVLQTNIEKEWGSYDAWLARFKAIALTRGIGWAMLYYDRKTTRLIMQWVDEQHLGQLTGLSPILALDMWEHSYLFDYTPADKKKYVEAFFENLNWNDVEDNFEEALE
- a CDS encoding 50S ribosomal protein L28, producing MAKTCIVTKRSSTTAGKYANRTRATIFTPTGKTRRYINIQKKRIYVPELKKTVTVQISTRGLRTLNKNGVYATLKKAGAVK
- a CDS encoding site-2 protease family protein, coding for MLYTYMQVTESIFYVAVLIMSVVVHEVAHGYAASRLGDQTAVMAGRLTLNPLKHLDFIGSFLLPLLLIISKAGFVFGWARPVPYNPNNLRDKKWGTVIVASAGVIANAGMVVIFSLVLRLLPLVGVTSPALIGILSIIVLVNIVLMIFNLIPIPPLDGSKILFAFLPPSARRIEYYMEQYSLVVLLFFVIFLWRYIAPYIYILFHAVTGLS
- a CDS encoding MBL fold metallo-hydrolase, with the protein product MSHRYTYLSIGFGTLLFVIWFFILQSLPHDSGKLKVAFLDIGQGDAIYIEAPNGNQMIIDGGPGIALMNKLPEVLPWGDKTIDTVVITNPDADHYSGLIPLFEQYAVASVVEPGTRSETSLYQTLEEHIILEHVPHLLATRGMEIILDSEKHISYEILFPDRDVSTWETNDGSIVGKLTYGDTSFLLMGDATILTEGIVVAENKNTLDTIDVLKLGHHGSRTSSGNPILTATTPDVAIISAGLNNKYGHPHQEVIDRLLALHIPYLTTFKEGTIICESDSMDIICQ